The following proteins are encoded in a genomic region of Periophthalmus magnuspinnatus isolate fPerMag1 chromosome 10, fPerMag1.2.pri, whole genome shotgun sequence:
- the clint1a gene encoding clathrin interactor 1a has protein sequence MLNMWKVRELVDKATNMVMNYTEIESKVREATNDDPWGPSGQLMSEISRATFMYEHYQEVMGMLWIRMLKENRKNWRRVYKSLLLLSHLIRNGSERVVTSAREHLFDLRSLESYHFVDENGKDQGTNVRHKVKELVEFVQDDERLREERKKAKKNRDKYVGVSSDSMGYRSYSGDRYDSSDRKSKWDDDFENKSQFPFSDKIGEIGDKIGSTINDTINTFRKKDRDDSPDRFSDHEEDRRRPHNGQSAKEFKDEEETVTTKSVQIVQATETTATRKKGVPSKKVDLGAAAHYMGDKTPETTPKQTQSAAPQSSSSALGDLLMVDTTPSQPAATDFIGGIGGFADFTSSTASASLSTSTAAAGGSSSNGDFGEWNAFPGGQMPAAVQPADMGGADLFGTTLSAPPPAAPAASAAPSADLFDLMGPPQTLTASQSLNFSMTQTMTTTMLPQSQSQPFQIGGTLAPEPMQPTGPAQGAAPKAALPSTWTDHSVNISLDFLGQQPPKQAQPSLNSLQGNQSSPTMLSQGFSAMSLGPAPVRPTGAPMMHPGAQMGMGMGMGMGMAPNPGMMGNMGMNMGMPHTGMTMGMPAAMTMGGMGMSVNPAMVQQPKQIDAFADFANFGK, from the exons ATGTTGAATATGTGGAAAGTCCGGGAGCTGGTTGACAAAGC AACCAACATGGTGATGAACTACACTGAAATAGAGTCTAAGGTCAGAGAAGCAACGAACGACGACCCCTGGGGACCCTCGGGGCAGCTCATGAGTGAAATCTCTCG tgcCACTTTTATGTACGAGCATTACCAGGAGGTGATGGGCATGCTTTGGATCAGAATGCTCAAGGAAAATAGGAAGAACTGGAGAAGAGTTTACAAG TCCTTGTTGCTGCTCTCACATCTGATCAGAAATGGGTCTGAGAGAGTTGTGACCAGCGCCAGAGAACATCTGTTTGATCTGAGGTCTTTAGAAAGCTACCATTTTGTAG atGAAAATGGGAAGGATCAAGGCACCAATGTGCGTCACAAGGTCAAGGAGCTGGTGGAGTTTGTTCAGGATGACGAACGGCtcagagaagaaagaaaaaaggccAAGAAAAATCGCGACAAATACGTGGGCGTATCGTCAGACAGCATGGGCTACAGAAGTTACT CTGGGGACCGGTATGACTCCAGTGACAGAAAAAGCAAATGGGACGATGACTTCGAAAATAAATCGCAGTTTCCGTTTAGCGACAAAATCGGAGAAATCGGCGACAAGATCGGCAGCACCATCAACGACACCATCAACACGTTCaggaagaaagacagagacgACTCGCCAGACAGATTCAG TGACCatgaggaggacaggaggaggccTCACAATGGCCAATCGGCGAAAGAGTTTAAAGATGAAGAGGAAACTGTTACCACAAAAAGTGTTCAAATCGTTCAGGCCACAGAAACCACAGCCACGCGAAAGAAAGGTGTGCCGTCCAAAAAGGTGGACCTGGGAGCTGCAGCTCACTACATGGGAGACAAGACCCCCGAGACCACGCCCAAACAG ACACAATCTGCAGCTCCACAGTCGTCCAGCTCTGCTCTAGGAGATCTGCTCATGGTGGACACAACACCGAGTCAGCCCGCTGCCACAG ACTTTATCGGTGGGATCGGTGGGTTTGCTGACTTCACCTCGTCCACCGCTTCTGCCAGTCTCTCCACAAGCACAG CAGCGGCAGGGGGCTCCAGCAGTAATGGCGACTTCGGAGAGTGGAACGCCTTCCCCGGGGGGCAGATGCCAGCGGCGGTCCAGCCTGCAGATATGGGCGGGGCGGATTTGTTCGGCACGACGCTCTCGGCTCCGCCCCCTGCAGCCCCCGCCGCCTCGGCCGCCCCCTCGGCAGACCTGTTTGACCTGATGGGCCCCCCCCAGACCCTCACCGCGTCACAGAGTCTCAACTTCAGCATGACACAGACCATGACCACGACCATGCTCCCACAGTCCCAGTCTCAG CCTTTCCAGATAGGGGGCACTCTTGCGCCTGAGCCCATGCAGCCCACAGGACCTGCTCAGGGGGCGGCTCCCAAAGCAGCGCTGCCCTCCACCTGGACCGACCACTCTGTGAACATCAGCTTGGACTTCCTGGGACAGCAGCCCCCCAAGCAGGCACAGCCGAGCCTCAACTCCCTCCAAG GAAACCAGTCATCACCGACCATGCTGTCCCAGGGCTTTAGCGCCATGAGCCTGGGACCAGCTCCCGTCAGACCCACGGGAGCTCCCATGATGCACCCGGGCGCTCAGATGGGCATGGGCATGGGGATGGGAATGGGCATGGCTCCGAACCCGGGCATGATGGGAAACATGGGCATGAACATGGGCATGCCTCACACGGGTATGACCATGGGGATGCCCGCTGCGATGACGATGGGAGGAATGGGGATGTCCGTGAACCCCGCGATGGTCCAACAGCCCAAACAAATCGACGCCTTTGCCGATTTTGCCAATTTCGGAAAATGA